A stretch of the Jeotgalibacillus haloalkalitolerans genome encodes the following:
- a CDS encoding YheC/YheD family protein translates to MKIGLLRRYVSPMTKDMVAALIAKEHQAEVIFFQASGIDFENRLIRGLTLQHGDWVNSVSYFPDVVYNDVPLKKDEKLYERLEQSGIPFTTHRFGVNKKTFQRRMSENPYLSAFSIPTITYQGFQSLEQALAQFKQIFLKPNRGHKGDGMYIIEQKENNLLVTDTEGTVNRFNKEEAESFFNLHVNEFFHIQPKFTATTQAGDPYVIRSYVGKDGTGKWKAIFHYAAIGLNKNPIVNVSQGSSISYIQPFLKTQFGDQHHLISKKLKENAIRVAEQTEAILGFKIDALGLDICLTSEGDYYLYEVNAFPGTRPFEALVEKFAVPYALSLKG, encoded by the coding sequence ATGAAAATTGGACTATTACGCAGGTATGTGAGCCCAATGACAAAAGATATGGTGGCAGCATTGATTGCAAAAGAGCACCAAGCAGAGGTGATTTTCTTTCAGGCATCGGGCATTGATTTTGAAAATCGTCTGATCAGGGGTTTGACCCTGCAGCATGGCGACTGGGTTAATAGTGTGTCTTATTTTCCGGACGTCGTCTATAATGATGTGCCTCTGAAAAAGGATGAAAAACTTTACGAAAGGCTTGAGCAGTCGGGTATTCCTTTTACGACTCACAGGTTTGGGGTCAATAAGAAAACTTTTCAGCGAAGGATGTCAGAGAACCCTTATTTGTCAGCATTTTCGATTCCGACGATTACATATCAGGGTTTTCAATCCCTGGAACAGGCATTAGCTCAGTTTAAACAGATTTTTCTGAAGCCAAACAGGGGGCACAAGGGGGATGGGATGTACATCATCGAGCAAAAAGAGAACAATTTGCTGGTGACAGATACAGAAGGAACCGTCAACCGTTTTAACAAAGAAGAGGCCGAGAGCTTCTTTAACCTTCATGTAAATGAATTTTTTCATATCCAGCCTAAGTTTACAGCAACTACACAGGCTGGAGATCCCTATGTTATCCGCAGTTATGTAGGGAAAGATGGCACGGGTAAGTGGAAAGCCATCTTTCACTATGCAGCCATTGGCTTAAACAAAAATCCGATTGTAAACGTAAGCCAAGGCTCCTCTATCAGCTATATCCAACCCTTTTTAAAAACTCAATTCGGTGATCAACACCATCTAATCAGCAAAAAACTGAAAGAGAATGCCATCCGGGTGGCCGAACAAACAGAAGCCATCCTCGGCTTTAAAATAGACGCACTCGGCCTCGACATCTGCCTAACCAGCGAAGGCGATTACTACCTTTACGAAGTGAACGCATTCCCGGGAACCAGACCATTTGAAGCCCTGGTAGAAAAATTCGCTGTACCTTATGCGTTGTCTTTGAAGGGGTAG
- a CDS encoding aldehyde dehydrogenase family protein, which produces MESTTLKQYGLLIDHQWVETEEAMAVVNKSNQEDYAKISVASKTHVDEAVTSAKKALENDWGPYDRYKVLSKTSALLLENKEEIAQIITAEVGKPIKDARVEVERAALTLEISAEEAKRIHGEGVPVESAPGSENRLAFTIKSPVGVVAAITPFNVPLNLVCHKIGPALAAGNSVVLKPAEVTPICSLKLVELLLEAGLPHGRLQYVTGDGAVIGEAFLAHPDVNMLTFTGSPRVGELLKSKAGMKKVSLELGNNSATVVHSDADLEKASSLVVQKSFNSAGQVCISVQRVFVHKEVEAQFLSLVKEKTEQLVTGDPFDDQTDVGPLIRLSEAERVEEWINEALHEGAELVTGGKRDGAYVQPTILKNVTSSMKVCKKEVFGPVFSIETYDDENEVIKKVNDSDYGLQAGLFTSSLSFAMKAAKKIHVGGVIVNDASMYRADHMPYGGVKMSGSGKEGPKYAIEEMMEEKIIVFNL; this is translated from the coding sequence ATGGAAAGCACGACTTTAAAGCAATATGGATTACTCATTGATCATCAATGGGTTGAGACAGAAGAAGCGATGGCAGTAGTGAATAAATCAAATCAGGAAGATTATGCGAAAATTTCAGTTGCATCCAAAACACACGTGGATGAAGCGGTCACATCAGCTAAAAAGGCACTGGAGAATGACTGGGGTCCTTATGACCGCTACAAGGTATTAAGTAAAACATCAGCACTGTTACTGGAAAATAAAGAGGAGATTGCACAGATTATCACAGCAGAAGTCGGTAAACCGATTAAGGATGCCCGTGTTGAAGTGGAACGTGCGGCACTGACGCTTGAGATCTCAGCTGAGGAAGCAAAACGCATCCACGGTGAGGGCGTTCCGGTTGAATCAGCACCCGGTTCAGAAAACAGGCTCGCATTTACAATCAAATCGCCGGTTGGTGTGGTTGCAGCGATTACACCATTTAATGTGCCGCTGAATCTTGTCTGTCACAAAATCGGACCGGCGCTCGCAGCAGGGAATAGTGTGGTGCTGAAGCCTGCAGAAGTCACACCAATCTGTTCACTGAAGCTTGTGGAATTATTGCTTGAAGCTGGGCTGCCACATGGACGTCTGCAGTATGTAACCGGGGACGGAGCAGTGATTGGTGAAGCATTCCTTGCTCATCCTGATGTCAACATGCTCACATTTACAGGGAGCCCGAGAGTAGGAGAGCTGCTGAAAAGTAAAGCCGGGATGAAAAAAGTATCCCTTGAGCTTGGAAACAATTCAGCTACTGTGGTTCACAGTGACGCTGATCTGGAAAAGGCTTCATCGCTGGTTGTTCAGAAAAGCTTTAACAGCGCCGGCCAGGTATGTATTTCAGTCCAGCGCGTATTTGTTCATAAAGAAGTGGAAGCGCAGTTCCTGTCACTTGTAAAAGAGAAGACAGAGCAGCTGGTAACGGGAGATCCTTTTGATGATCAAACGGATGTCGGTCCTCTGATCCGTCTAAGTGAAGCTGAACGCGTGGAAGAATGGATAAATGAAGCATTACATGAAGGTGCAGAGCTTGTAACCGGCGGAAAGCGGGACGGTGCTTATGTTCAGCCGACGATCCTTAAAAATGTAACGTCTTCAATGAAAGTATGTAAAAAAGAAGTATTCGGTCCGGTTTTCTCGATCGAAACATATGACGATGAAAACGAAGTCATTAAAAAAGTAAACGACTCAGATTACGGTCTGCAGGCAGGACTTTTCACTTCGAGCTTAAGCTTTGCAATGAAAGCGGCTAAGAAGATTCATGTCGGCGGCGTGATCGTCAATGATGCATCCATGTACCGTGCAGATCATATGCCTTATGGTGGTGTGAAGATGAGCGGGAGTGGAAAAGAAGGTCCTAAATATGCAATTGAGGAAATGATGGAAGAAAAAATCATTGTCTTTAACTTGTAA
- the sftI gene encoding sulfoquinovose isomerase produces the protein MTYSILYLPISRKTFDNEAAEEYRALSVEKLQEVAQVEEPGRLLSSVDELREYLTQVDSQSFDAIVYQSTTFADAEFPDEVTKWRREPVVVWSVREPSTGGRLRLNSLTGGNSTSNLMKVKKHPFQFIFGNPDEERCITDLKRSLVVLKTQTRLKNLKIGVIGDHPPGFYFSDTDEQLLKEKTGVSVEAMDLYHAFNESKKIEQAAYEPAIALAEKQVIGLNRSDETVTRFAQFYTYVEEQIQQRDIEALAIRCWPDFFTELGAAACSTLSQFTEHGVVSSCESDIHGSVSMFILQELSGGSAPYLGDLVHVDEEHNSFVFWHCGAAAYSLASPATGATAGVHPNRKLGMTMEFGLKAGNVTIFRLHYDGENFKFLVFRGKATDRPQHFNGTSVEVEIEKDVRETLDHLMGEGYEPHYAIVYADVVDEVKRLGKVMNIPVDVV, from the coding sequence GTGACTTATTCAATTTTATATCTGCCAATTAGTCGAAAAACTTTTGATAATGAAGCAGCAGAAGAATATAGAGCTTTATCAGTTGAAAAGTTACAGGAGGTCGCGCAGGTTGAAGAGCCTGGACGTCTGCTTTCTTCAGTTGATGAGTTGAGAGAATATTTAACACAGGTGGACAGTCAGTCATTTGATGCGATTGTGTATCAGAGTACGACATTTGCTGATGCGGAATTTCCCGATGAAGTGACAAAATGGCGCAGGGAGCCGGTCGTTGTCTGGTCGGTTCGCGAGCCGAGTACTGGAGGACGTCTGAGACTGAATTCGTTAACAGGTGGTAACAGTACAAGCAACCTGATGAAGGTCAAAAAGCATCCGTTTCAGTTCATCTTCGGCAATCCGGATGAAGAAAGATGTATCACCGATTTGAAAAGAAGTCTGGTTGTTTTAAAAACGCAGACCCGTTTGAAGAATCTGAAGATCGGTGTCATAGGCGATCATCCGCCAGGCTTTTACTTCTCTGATACAGATGAGCAGCTGTTAAAAGAAAAGACAGGTGTATCAGTGGAGGCGATGGATCTGTATCACGCTTTTAATGAAAGTAAAAAAATTGAGCAGGCAGCTTATGAACCTGCGATTGCACTTGCTGAAAAGCAGGTGATCGGTTTAAACCGATCAGATGAAACGGTCACGCGATTTGCACAATTCTACACATATGTAGAAGAGCAGATCCAGCAGCGTGACATTGAAGCACTTGCGATCAGATGCTGGCCGGACTTTTTCACAGAGCTTGGAGCGGCTGCCTGCAGTACGCTTAGTCAATTTACAGAGCATGGGGTTGTGTCGTCATGTGAATCAGATATTCACGGCTCAGTGTCGATGTTTATTTTACAGGAGCTGAGCGGAGGATCCGCACCATATCTTGGAGACCTGGTCCACGTAGATGAAGAACATAACTCATTTGTGTTCTGGCACTGCGGTGCAGCAGCTTATTCACTGGCAAGCCCGGCAACCGGTGCAACTGCCGGGGTTCATCCGAACAGAAAGCTCGGAATGACAATGGAATTCGGGTTAAAAGCAGGAAATGTCACGATCTTCAGACTCCATTATGATGGTGAGAACTTTAAGTTCCTTGTATTCAGAGGTAAAGCGACTGACCGTCCTCAGCATTTTAATGGGACGTCTGTAGAGGTTGAAATTGAAAAGGATGTAAGAGAAACGCTGGATCACTTGATGGGTGAAGGCTATGAACCGCATTATGCAATTGTGTATGCTGATGTGGTAGATGAAGTGAAACGCCTTGGCAAGGTCATGAATATACCGGTTGATGTCGTGTAA
- a CDS encoding REP-associated tyrosine transposase: MVRKPRQKSKSGIYHVTIRGNNRQLIFYDDADRHYLLSKIQKVKSETGFELYAWCLMDNHVHLVIREKEVSISKIMQRVNGSFSMYMNKKHYGTGHTYEGRFYSKPIETILYLHTVIRYTHQNPVRSLITSLPSDYKWSSCRAYYQSDSLFAHLTDTKGILNYFSKDPLKAVLKFKRYTESVYDLPQKKSTSKPYYTDTEVLNLIQSKFPQINISQIKHLPVKERNEILKQLKKEFTANQISRIVGIAITIVWKA, from the coding sequence ATGGTTAGAAAACCAAGGCAGAAAAGTAAAAGCGGTATTTATCATGTAACGATTCGCGGAAATAATAGACAGTTAATTTTTTATGATGACGCGGACCGGCATTACTTATTAAGCAAGATTCAGAAGGTGAAAAGCGAAACGGGGTTTGAGCTTTATGCCTGGTGCCTGATGGACAATCATGTTCATTTGGTTATCAGGGAAAAGGAAGTATCGATATCTAAAATTATGCAAAGAGTTAATGGAAGTTTTAGTATGTATATGAATAAGAAACATTATGGTACAGGTCACACTTATGAAGGCAGATTTTATAGCAAGCCGATTGAGACCATTTTATATTTACATACAGTGATCCGATATACGCATCAGAATCCTGTAAGAAGTTTGATTACTTCCTTGCCATCTGATTATAAATGGAGCAGCTGTCGAGCTTATTATCAGAGTGATTCATTATTTGCACATCTGACTGACACAAAAGGAATTTTGAATTATTTCTCAAAGGATCCGCTAAAAGCTGTCTTGAAATTCAAAAGGTATACAGAATCTGTTTATGACCTTCCCCAGAAAAAATCCACATCAAAACCCTACTACACCGACACCGAGGTTCTTAACCTCATTCAATCAAAATTTCCCCAAATCAACATATCCCAAATTAAGCACCTGCCAGTAAAAGAAAGAAACGAAATCCTCAAACAACTGAAAAAAGAATTCACCGCAAACCAAATTTCCAGGATCGTGGGAATTGCTATTACGATTGTTTGGAAAGCTTGA
- a CDS encoding CueP family metal-binding protein, with protein MKLKSIILLLLSSIILVACNSESEEQSQNQNESIDIQSMIQDFSTREAQAEQASINGKELMVTEEDGTEAVYDISTEDFFVSIAPYVNETHPCTYHSLTGCQGEMVEETFHVYIEDSEGNIIADENMTTFENGFIDLWLPRDDTYQVKIEHEGKTVESEISTFEEDPTCITTMQLT; from the coding sequence ATGAAACTAAAATCAATCATTCTATTATTATTGTCTTCAATTATTTTAGTTGCCTGTAACAGTGAGAGCGAAGAACAATCACAAAACCAAAATGAGTCCATTGACATCCAGTCAATGATTCAGGACTTCAGCACACGTGAAGCGCAGGCAGAACAGGCATCTATCAACGGAAAAGAGCTTATGGTAACGGAGGAAGACGGCACTGAAGCGGTCTATGATATTTCCACCGAAGACTTCTTTGTCTCAATTGCTCCCTATGTAAATGAAACCCACCCCTGCACGTACCACAGTCTCACAGGCTGTCAGGGGGAAATGGTGGAAGAAACATTTCATGTCTATATCGAAGACTCTGAAGGAAATATCATTGCTGATGAAAACATGACAACATTTGAAAACGGCTTTATTGATCTCTGGCTACCCAGGGACGACACTTATCAAGTAAAAATCGAACATGAGGGTAAAACAGTCGAGTCTGAAATATCAACATTTGAAGAAGATCCAACATGTATTACAACGATGCAGTTGACATAG
- the galU gene encoding UTP--glucose-1-phosphate uridylyltransferase GalU translates to MSQTVKKAIIPAAGLGTRFLPATKAMPKEMLPIVDKPAIQYIVEEAVSSGIEDIIIVTGKGKRAIEDHFDSAFELEANLQEKEKYDLLEKVKESSKVEIHYIRQKEPLGLGHAVWCARKFIGNEPFAVLLGDDIVESEKPCLKQLIEQYEVTQSSLIGVKTVPDEEAYRYGIVDFTNQDGKLFEVNQLVEKPAPGTAPSNLAIMGRYILTPQIFSFLDRKERGAGGEIQLTDAIQGLSEHQQVFAYDFDGVRYDIGDKIGFIKTIIEFGLKNPELREELEIYLREIVEKPHTI, encoded by the coding sequence TTGAGTCAAACAGTAAAAAAGGCGATTATTCCTGCTGCGGGTCTTGGGACGAGGTTTTTGCCTGCAACGAAAGCGATGCCTAAAGAGATGCTACCGATCGTGGATAAGCCTGCTATTCAGTATATTGTTGAAGAGGCGGTGTCTTCGGGGATTGAGGATATCATTATTGTGACGGGTAAAGGGAAGCGGGCAATTGAGGATCATTTTGATTCTGCTTTTGAATTAGAAGCGAATCTTCAGGAGAAGGAAAAATATGATTTGCTTGAAAAGGTGAAGGAGTCTTCAAAGGTTGAGATTCATTACATTCGTCAAAAGGAGCCGCTTGGACTTGGACATGCTGTGTGGTGTGCCAGAAAGTTTATCGGTAACGAGCCTTTTGCTGTTTTACTTGGAGACGATATTGTTGAATCGGAGAAGCCTTGTCTGAAGCAATTAATTGAGCAGTATGAAGTGACCCAGTCGTCTTTGATTGGGGTTAAAACTGTTCCGGATGAGGAAGCTTATCGGTATGGCATTGTGGATTTCACAAATCAGGATGGGAAGCTTTTTGAAGTGAACCAGTTAGTTGAAAAGCCTGCACCCGGAACTGCTCCATCAAACTTAGCGATTATGGGGCGATATATTCTAACGCCTCAAATTTTTTCGTTTCTGGATCGTAAGGAAAGAGGCGCTGGTGGCGAGATCCAGTTAACTGATGCGATTCAGGGCTTGAGTGAGCATCAGCAGGTGTTTGCTTATGATTTTGATGGTGTCAGATATGATATTGGAGATAAAATTGGATTTATTAAAACGATTATTGAGTTTGGGCTGAAAAATCCTGAATTGAGAGAAGAGCTGGAGATCTATTTACGGGAAATTGTGGAGAAGCCGCATACGATTTAA
- a CDS encoding ABC transporter substrate-binding protein, which produces MKKALLAGSLAVSAILAGCVGGSGGNDTAGSSNGSGDGGETTISFIHWRGEDKAVFDELISQFEEENPDISVDMTIYPSEQYQSTAQTLLRDGSTGDVFTSFPGSQFEIINRAGLFEDLSGEEFVGNYNEQLITAGQSEDGQQLALPLQLVFNQPVYNATLFEELGLDPNPKSWDEFLALCQELLDAGYTPIAFPGSDIGPGQFMNPMMMNNAPEEDIFDQLMAGEAKLTDEWWVKTLSQFQELNDLGYLNQDSLGTNHNGAISLVANEEAAMLATGSYAMAGIKEINPDIDLGLIAPITVAEDEMQWEGINTTTFMLAVNANSEKKEAAKEFVSFLSETEHAETYANETSQHVTVNDVEYESEELSSASEWMDRNTRFQPRYLIPNADVEKAVIASIQSVLGGASPEEAAEEAQQIVDQNIE; this is translated from the coding sequence ATGAAAAAGGCATTGCTTGCAGGTTCTTTAGCGGTTTCAGCTATTTTAGCAGGATGTGTTGGCGGTTCAGGGGGAAATGATACAGCCGGCTCTTCAAACGGATCAGGTGATGGGGGAGAAACAACCATCAGCTTTATTCACTGGCGTGGAGAAGATAAGGCCGTATTTGATGAGCTGATCTCGCAATTTGAAGAAGAAAATCCGGATATTTCAGTTGATATGACGATTTATCCATCTGAGCAGTATCAGTCAACCGCTCAAACTTTACTGCGTGACGGCTCAACAGGGGATGTATTTACAAGTTTTCCAGGCTCACAATTTGAAATCATCAATCGTGCAGGACTTTTTGAAGACCTGAGCGGTGAAGAATTTGTTGGCAATTATAATGAGCAGCTGATTACAGCAGGGCAGTCTGAGGATGGTCAGCAACTGGCGCTTCCACTGCAGCTTGTATTTAACCAGCCGGTCTATAATGCAACATTATTCGAAGAACTTGGACTTGATCCAAATCCTAAGAGCTGGGATGAATTCTTAGCACTTTGTCAGGAACTTCTTGATGCAGGTTACACACCGATCGCATTCCCTGGATCAGATATTGGTCCCGGCCAGTTCATGAATCCAATGATGATGAACAATGCACCTGAAGAGGACATCTTCGATCAGCTGATGGCAGGAGAAGCGAAGCTCACAGACGAGTGGTGGGTGAAGACGCTGTCACAATTCCAGGAGCTGAATGACCTTGGTTATCTGAATCAGGACTCTCTTGGTACAAATCACAACGGGGCGATCTCTCTTGTAGCAAATGAAGAAGCGGCAATGCTTGCTACCGGCTCCTATGCCATGGCAGGTATTAAAGAAATTAACCCCGATATTGACCTTGGTCTTATCGCACCAATTACTGTAGCTGAAGATGAAATGCAGTGGGAAGGGATTAATACAACAACGTTTATGCTTGCAGTAAATGCGAATTCTGAGAAGAAAGAAGCGGCAAAAGAATTTGTTTCGTTCCTTTCTGAAACAGAGCATGCAGAAACGTATGCAAACGAAACAAGTCAGCACGTTACTGTCAATGATGTTGAATACGAGTCAGAAGAATTGTCTTCTGCTTCTGAGTGGATGGATCGCAACACACGCTTCCAGCCACGTTACCTGATTCCGAATGCAGACGTTGAAAAAGCGGTTATCGCTTCAATTCAATCCGTTCTTGGCGGCGCTTCACCAGAAGAAGCTGCAGAGGAAGCACAGCAGATTGTAGATCAGAATATCGAATAA
- a CDS encoding carbohydrate ABC transporter permease, with the protein MKIIRYILLALFAAAIIVPMLVVIFTTFKSTAEVFSNIMGLPSSWSIENYVSIFVEQPMAKYFMNSVIVTLFSVSITLILASFIAYSVTRMFGWIGVVIFSLFTIGMMVPAQVNMIPLYQLVFDLGLTNSLLGLILVNTAVTLPVAVFILSGFMKSLPKSLFEAATIDGANEWKMYYKIALPLSVPSLAATAIFLFVMHWNDLLYPLLFITNNDYKTLPLALLEFQGEYATNYPLLFTGVLIASAPMIIAYIFLQRYFIAGITAGSVKG; encoded by the coding sequence ATGAAAATCATTCGATATATCTTATTAGCTTTATTTGCTGCAGCAATCATTGTGCCAATGCTGGTGGTCATCTTTACAACGTTCAAATCAACAGCAGAAGTATTCAGCAACATTATGGGATTGCCAAGCAGCTGGAGTATTGAAAACTATGTATCTATCTTTGTAGAACAGCCAATGGCGAAATATTTTATGAACAGTGTCATTGTCACATTGTTCTCAGTATCTATTACGCTGATCCTTGCAAGCTTTATTGCTTACAGTGTCACGCGAATGTTCGGGTGGATCGGTGTTGTGATCTTTTCACTATTCACAATCGGTATGATGGTGCCGGCGCAGGTAAATATGATCCCGCTCTACCAGCTGGTTTTTGACCTCGGTCTGACAAACAGCCTGCTTGGATTAATTCTGGTAAATACAGCAGTCACACTGCCGGTAGCCGTCTTTATCCTGAGCGGATTCATGAAATCACTGCCAAAATCACTATTCGAAGCAGCAACAATCGACGGTGCAAACGAATGGAAAATGTATTACAAAATTGCGCTGCCATTATCAGTACCATCACTGGCAGCAACAGCGATCTTCCTTTTCGTGATGCACTGGAACGACCTGCTTTATCCGTTACTATTCATTACAAATAACGACTACAAAACACTCCCGCTCGCACTACTTGAATTCCAGGGAGAATACGCAACAAACTATCCATTACTATTCACAGGCGTTCTGATCGCATCAGCACCAATGATCATCGCCTACATCTTCCTGCAGCGCTACTTCATCGCAGGTATCACTGCCGGATCAGTGAAAGGATGA
- a CDS encoding GntR family transcriptional regulator — protein sequence MARPPNMLDATSGEALYLQVKDILISRIEQKIWNAGDLIPTEQELMKEFDVSRTTIRQAISILVQENLLEKKQGRGTIVRPSLIVGSLKKLKGFAEEVMDRGMQPRSKLIRAQKTNALFEEKSILGVPEDGYIYLVERVRFADDIPLAVERSCWPPHIGEILMNEDLDNAHFYEILERNGIFLNRAKDKISAINATVHEADLLGIRPGEALLEMSRLSFGLNEKPLELTKTKYRSDQYHYTIDLHR from the coding sequence ATGGCGAGACCGCCAAATATGCTGGATGCAACCAGCGGGGAAGCACTCTATCTCCAGGTGAAGGATATCTTGATCAGCCGGATTGAACAGAAAATCTGGAACGCAGGGGATCTGATTCCGACTGAACAGGAATTGATGAAGGAATTTGATGTCAGCCGGACGACGATTCGCCAGGCGATTTCGATTCTCGTTCAGGAAAACCTGCTTGAGAAAAAGCAGGGACGCGGTACAATTGTCCGTCCATCATTAATTGTAGGAAGCCTGAAAAAGCTGAAAGGCTTTGCTGAAGAAGTCATGGACCGGGGCATGCAGCCGCGTTCGAAGCTGATCAGGGCGCAAAAAACGAATGCCCTTTTTGAAGAAAAGTCGATTCTCGGTGTGCCGGAGGATGGCTACATTTATCTCGTGGAGCGGGTACGGTTTGCTGATGACATACCGCTTGCAGTTGAACGCTCATGCTGGCCGCCGCACATTGGAGAAATTCTGATGAATGAAGACCTGGATAATGCTCACTTTTATGAAATCCTGGAGCGCAACGGGATTTTTCTGAACCGGGCTAAAGATAAAATCTCAGCCATTAATGCAACGGTGCATGAGGCTGATCTGCTCGGGATCAGACCGGGAGAAGCGTTACTTGAAATGTCGCGATTAAGTTTTGGACTGAATGAAAAGCCACTTGAGCTCACGAAGACGAAATACCGGTCAGATCAGTATCATTACACCATTGATCTGCACCGGTAA
- a CDS encoding AEC family transporter, producing the protein MNVLSVIAPIFIIFAVGFFGQKHLQLNTKTASTLALYLMSPFLAFRTFYTQPIQEEFLYLCLYAAGLCFILIGSVYLYGRVRRLQQKEISALVLSSAFMNNGNYGTPVILFAFGSAGFDVAIMLMVIQQLLMSTVGIYTAARGSESGGSVKPALKAVVRMPIAYGAFAGLALQLSDVQLAIPLFNAIDLIADAAIPTIMLILGMQLASIPWKFSDPQNLSVALITRLVLSPIVALGLTLLLPVDELTAAIMIIMAATPAAANTTMFAIQYGAKPEFVSRVTLFSTVLSVVTVPIVLWLTT; encoded by the coding sequence ATGAATGTTCTGTCAGTCATTGCACCAATCTTTATTATTTTTGCAGTCGGCTTTTTCGGACAAAAGCATCTACAGCTGAATACAAAGACTGCCTCAACACTGGCGCTGTATCTGATGTCACCTTTTCTGGCATTCAGGACGTTTTACACGCAGCCAATCCAGGAGGAATTTTTGTACCTTTGTCTGTATGCTGCAGGTCTTTGCTTCATTCTAATTGGAAGCGTTTACTTATATGGCCGGGTTAGACGCTTACAGCAAAAAGAGATCAGTGCGCTGGTACTATCGAGTGCCTTTATGAATAACGGGAACTATGGAACGCCTGTCATTCTGTTCGCATTCGGCTCAGCCGGATTTGATGTTGCCATCATGCTGATGGTGATCCAGCAGCTGCTGATGAGCACAGTCGGCATTTACACTGCAGCCAGGGGCTCTGAGAGTGGCGGGTCAGTAAAGCCTGCGTTAAAAGCGGTTGTCAGAATGCCAATTGCTTATGGTGCTTTTGCGGGTCTGGCATTACAGCTTTCCGATGTTCAGCTGGCCATTCCGCTGTTTAATGCAATTGATCTCATTGCAGATGCGGCAATTCCGACGATTATGCTGATACTCGGGATGCAGCTCGCTTCTATCCCGTGGAAATTCTCAGATCCTCAGAATTTATCAGTAGCGTTAATTACGAGACTGGTTCTATCACCGATTGTAGCGCTTGGGTTGACGCTTCTGCTGCCGGTTGATGAATTGACTGCAGCTATTATGATTATCATGGCTGCTACACCTGCAGCTGCAAATACGACGATGTTTGCGATTCAATATGGAGCAAAACCGGAATTTGTATCACGGGTCACGTTGTTTTCAACAGTATTGAGTGTTGTAACGGTTCCAATTGTTTTGTGGCTCACTACTTAA
- a CDS encoding carbohydrate ABC transporter permease, giving the protein MHFKKNKVLFLFLLPGLILYSIFFIVPSLNAIIYSFTDWDGLSPDFNVVGFENYIQIITNDSIFFKAFTNNLKFMLFVLIFQTGFSLLFAMFLIKNTRTNVFLRALYFFPTILSSVSVAFIWTFIYDPNIGILNTVLSSLNLEFLQQSWLGDQNIAIYSVAVTQVWFHTGQMLIIFVAGLQAIPEDLYEVADIEGANRWQRFRHVTWPMIAPSATIVMAYTTIQSFKAFDLIFAMTRGGPNYSTEILATLIYSTAFRSFEFGYASAQSVIFMIVIAIITVAQFRILRASRVQE; this is encoded by the coding sequence ATGCATTTCAAAAAAAATAAAGTATTGTTTCTATTTTTGCTGCCGGGCTTAATTTTATATTCAATCTTTTTCATCGTACCAAGTTTGAATGCGATCATTTACTCATTTACTGACTGGGACGGTTTATCACCTGACTTTAATGTAGTCGGTTTTGAAAACTACATACAAATCATAACGAATGACTCGATTTTCTTTAAAGCATTTACAAACAATCTGAAGTTCATGCTGTTTGTGTTGATCTTTCAGACTGGATTCTCATTACTTTTTGCGATGTTCTTAATTAAAAATACACGCACCAATGTATTCTTAAGGGCACTTTATTTCTTCCCGACCATTCTGAGCTCAGTATCTGTCGCGTTTATCTGGACATTTATCTATGATCCGAATATCGGGATCCTGAATACTGTATTATCTTCACTGAACCTGGAATTCCTGCAGCAAAGCTGGCTTGGAGACCAGAACATTGCCATCTATTCAGTGGCCGTGACGCAAGTATGGTTCCATACCGGACAGATGCTGATTATATTTGTAGCAGGCCTTCAGGCAATTCCTGAAGATCTGTATGAAGTGGCTGATATTGAAGGAGCCAACCGCTGGCAGCGTTTCCGTCATGTAACGTGGCCAATGATTGCGCCATCAGCGACAATCGTCATGGCTTATACAACGATTCAATCGTTTAAAGCCTTTGACTTAATTTTTGCCATGACTCGTGGGGGTCCCAACTATTCCACTGAAATCCTGGCAACGCTGATCTATTCGACGGCGTTCAGAAGCTTTGAATTCGGATATGCTTCAGCACAGTCTGTTATCTTCATGATCGTGATCGCCATCATTACCGTTGCACAATTCAGAATCCTGCGCGCAAGCAGAGTACAGGAATAG